The following proteins are encoded in a genomic region of Streptomyces sp. NBC_01723:
- a CDS encoding CU044_2847 family protein: MPLSEGQALYAVEVPLGSDGEVVRVQVNDRGEDVVRVGRGSRAITRAEQSLEQMLDVVRPVADAFVGRCRGMLRSPDEATLEFGMSLSADAKVLIAGSSAEANFSVSLTWHSSPAGPDAVPETEPGPDAASRVPEGHPASSG; encoded by the coding sequence ATGCCGCTGTCTGAAGGCCAGGCCCTGTACGCAGTCGAAGTGCCGCTGGGGAGCGACGGCGAGGTCGTACGAGTGCAGGTGAACGACCGCGGAGAGGACGTCGTGCGCGTCGGACGTGGCAGCCGTGCCATCACCCGGGCCGAGCAGTCCCTGGAACAGATGCTGGATGTCGTACGGCCGGTCGCGGACGCATTCGTCGGCCGCTGCCGTGGCATGCTCCGGTCGCCTGACGAGGCGACCCTGGAATTCGGCATGTCGCTCTCGGCCGACGCGAAGGTCCTCATCGCGGGCTCCTCTGCGGAGGCCAACTTCTCCGTCAGCCTCACCTGGCACAGCAGCCCCGCCGGTCCGGACGCCGTGCCGGAAACCGAGCCCGGCCCGGATGCCGCGAGCCGAGTCCCGGAGGGCCACCCCGCCTCCAGCGGCTGA
- a CDS encoding serine protease, translating into MYDQDESGRTAFGAGHGEHEDADTILAAGTVRLRDLHGDSAGTGFLVGDGLVLTCAHVVCDALGKPRDTEVLAGARVTFDLPLLAGAGVPGQGIEAEVAHWIPIREDRGGDVAVLRVLSPAPEARPLPTSPSRRLWEHGSRIVGFTGASDRPVWQRGSLLGPAGKGWVQLSRADGQTVRVTGGFSGSPVWDNALGAVVGMIVAAEPARDDQQAYMLHLGALADEIPALADALLAPTPFRGLEPFREEDADVFFGREEDTETVVTALRGDRAAVTLCGPSGCGKSSLALAGVAPVMRRAGHEVVIIHCGRTSRPMDALAVELLELGRQKRFGPPRATGLERVVTWLTGAGLADTVHRLTGTATTDLLVVLDQAEALLDLPEEALTALLSVLFPARRTAGMRVLLTLRADFIDAALSHEHLGPVLKRGAVLPLTPMTREQLQAVITRPVDRVPGVSYEPGLARRILEDAGSEPGALPLLSFVLRHLWEEQSGGRLRVEAYERAGGVSGALRRHAEEAWRKYVPSVSGTGSPDAADSPEAPDPTETTRHARRLLAGLVRVVPGSGAPALRRVLTRAEAGEQRWHLAVLFAGKDERLLVLHGGAGVPESVELAHEALITAWPTLSEVVREDRDFLAARTELQHDRERWEREGCTDELLPRGAHLASLESRLAGRTDELTAAETDFLGVADRQRRVLEQLHRARQRRLRWAWVAGSLAMVLIAALSVFFVQASRVSKERAAEGRSRTLAVQADELAKTNPAQAALTAIAGYDTSPTQEARNALMRRYSEMMKASWVLSGLDSDIEQASMSADGKVTLVTTVGGRATLFLRSDDGRVRQENLRLGQKVRNPQVSGDGRRIAYLREADVLLAWHEVTTSGKRLVGTAHLLRHAQARDKDGSILAVKSSRFSPDSRFLVEASQVTEGLPLLVWDLSSGRPHEVPGGITDVRWIWFGADSGTLVAWKGLKFELGGGERSSLLAIDVATGSVRELAHDFYSIPEVSWDGKTAVVCHKQGEDVRRYQAIRVSDGRILRSQGLKLSSCRKPEFDTAGRNFVVEGPGSGEWSRMAIHGDAAPERLAPRQRLSTSIGVERLPLLTSGSESVMPFAEGRTVTGVSMSGGPSNPAHGYPVLLGDGDRMLVRSDGGKALRIMETRPGARTLARAETPGTPPTEEQPLVTDKEETLVADVSDHKRVTVRTLPSLRRLSQFTVSAPPLDDATGEPGTIDIMFQSDDRVVTLSGSVLEYWDARRGRRLSSAVKLPSLGLSSAEAPSFFMGAHPDPAYVTVTVQGEPDVHTIDLRTGREDRKQRIDLAEDLLTAEYLPDTRYMAVLTTGRIVEIWSVEKGAPPEKVLGPFGPLEPHRWTMGSSGGSGFFLAYESTMVRLRADDPEHRDTFVFSKIQRFLDATKDGRTLLSMPVRGDLDDPSSTGGLLTLFHLDPALWKEHLCGVVGRELTADERTALSGELPERSCPDPEQD; encoded by the coding sequence GTGTACGACCAGGACGAATCCGGCCGAACCGCGTTTGGGGCCGGGCACGGTGAACACGAGGACGCCGACACCATCCTCGCCGCCGGGACGGTCCGCCTCCGTGACCTGCACGGCGACTCTGCCGGGACCGGATTCCTTGTCGGCGACGGGCTGGTCCTCACCTGCGCCCATGTGGTGTGCGACGCGCTCGGGAAGCCCCGCGACACCGAGGTGCTTGCGGGCGCCCGTGTCACGTTTGATCTGCCGCTCCTCGCAGGGGCGGGAGTCCCGGGGCAGGGCATCGAAGCGGAGGTGGCGCACTGGATACCGATCCGGGAGGACCGGGGCGGTGATGTGGCCGTGCTTCGAGTACTCTCACCGGCACCGGAGGCGAGGCCGCTGCCCACCAGCCCGTCCCGGCGCCTGTGGGAACACGGGTCCCGCATCGTCGGCTTCACCGGGGCCTCCGACCGGCCCGTGTGGCAGCGGGGCAGTCTCCTCGGCCCTGCTGGGAAGGGCTGGGTACAGCTGTCCCGGGCCGACGGTCAGACGGTCCGTGTCACCGGCGGTTTCAGCGGCAGCCCGGTCTGGGACAACGCTCTCGGCGCCGTCGTCGGCATGATCGTGGCCGCGGAGCCGGCACGCGACGACCAGCAGGCGTACATGTTGCATCTCGGGGCGCTCGCCGACGAGATCCCCGCTCTCGCCGACGCGCTCTTGGCCCCGACGCCCTTCCGTGGCCTGGAGCCCTTCCGCGAGGAGGACGCCGACGTCTTCTTCGGCCGCGAGGAGGACACGGAGACCGTGGTCACCGCCCTGCGCGGTGACCGTGCAGCGGTGACGTTGTGCGGCCCCTCGGGGTGCGGCAAGTCCTCCCTCGCCCTCGCGGGGGTGGCGCCCGTGATGCGCCGCGCCGGCCACGAGGTGGTGATCATCCACTGCGGCCGCACCTCCCGTCCGATGGATGCCCTGGCGGTCGAACTCCTCGAACTGGGACGCCAGAAACGGTTCGGGCCGCCGCGCGCCACCGGCCTCGAGCGGGTCGTCACCTGGCTGACCGGGGCAGGCCTCGCGGACACCGTCCACCGGCTCACCGGCACTGCCACCACAGACCTCCTCGTCGTACTGGACCAGGCCGAAGCTCTGCTCGACCTGCCCGAGGAGGCCCTCACGGCCCTCTTGTCGGTGCTGTTCCCCGCCCGGCGCACCGCCGGAATGCGGGTGCTGCTCACCTTGCGCGCCGACTTCATTGACGCCGCCCTCAGCCACGAGCACCTCGGACCGGTGCTGAAACGGGGAGCCGTCCTGCCGCTGACCCCGATGACCCGGGAGCAGCTCCAGGCAGTCATCACCCGCCCCGTGGACCGCGTCCCCGGTGTCTCCTACGAACCGGGGCTGGCCCGCCGCATCCTCGAGGACGCCGGCAGTGAGCCCGGCGCCCTCCCCCTGCTCTCCTTCGTCCTGCGGCACCTGTGGGAGGAACAGTCGGGCGGCCGACTGAGGGTCGAGGCGTACGAGAGGGCCGGCGGCGTATCCGGCGCACTGCGCAGGCACGCGGAGGAGGCTTGGCGGAAATACGTACCGTCCGTGTCCGGGACCGGCTCCCCAGACGCCGCAGACTCCCCGGAGGCCCCTGACCCCACGGAAACCACCAGGCACGCGCGACGGCTCCTCGCCGGACTGGTGCGAGTGGTGCCGGGAAGCGGCGCACCCGCACTGCGGCGGGTGCTGACCCGTGCGGAGGCCGGCGAGCAGCGCTGGCACCTGGCCGTGTTGTTCGCCGGGAAGGACGAACGTCTGCTGGTGCTCCACGGCGGGGCCGGAGTGCCGGAGAGTGTGGAACTCGCCCATGAGGCCCTCATCACGGCCTGGCCGACTCTGTCCGAAGTGGTGCGCGAGGACCGTGACTTTCTTGCCGCGCGGACGGAGTTGCAGCACGACCGGGAACGCTGGGAGAGAGAAGGCTGTACCGACGAGCTCCTGCCACGAGGTGCCCATCTCGCCTCTCTCGAGAGCCGTCTTGCGGGACGCACCGACGAACTGACGGCGGCTGAGACCGACTTTCTCGGCGTCGCGGACCGGCAACGCCGCGTGTTGGAACAACTGCACCGTGCCCGGCAGAGGCGCCTCCGATGGGCATGGGTGGCCGGCAGCCTCGCTATGGTGCTCATCGCCGCCTTGAGCGTGTTCTTCGTCCAGGCGTCCCGGGTGAGCAAGGAGCGGGCGGCGGAAGGCCGGTCCAGGACGCTGGCCGTCCAGGCGGACGAGCTGGCCAAGACGAATCCTGCCCAGGCCGCTCTGACCGCGATAGCGGGATATGACACCTCCCCGACGCAGGAGGCCCGCAACGCGTTGATGCGACGGTACTCGGAGATGATGAAGGCAAGTTGGGTCCTGTCCGGACTGGATTCCGACATCGAACAGGCGAGTATGAGCGCGGACGGCAAGGTGACCCTGGTGACCACCGTGGGCGGTCGCGCGACCTTGTTCCTCCGCTCCGACGACGGACGGGTGCGACAGGAGAACCTGCGGCTGGGCCAAAAGGTCCGCAACCCTCAGGTGAGCGGCGACGGCCGGAGAATCGCCTACTTGCGCGAAGCCGACGTGCTCCTCGCCTGGCACGAGGTGACCACCTCCGGGAAGCGCCTGGTAGGCACGGCTCACCTGCTCCGGCACGCACAGGCACGGGACAAGGACGGCTCCATCCTCGCGGTCAAAAGTTCCCGGTTCTCTCCCGACTCGCGGTTCCTGGTGGAAGCCTCCCAGGTGACCGAAGGACTGCCCCTCCTGGTCTGGGATCTCTCCAGCGGTCGTCCTCACGAAGTGCCGGGGGGCATCACCGACGTGCGCTGGATCTGGTTCGGTGCGGACAGCGGAACCCTGGTCGCGTGGAAGGGTCTCAAATTCGAATTGGGAGGGGGAGAGCGCTCCTCTCTGCTGGCTATTGATGTCGCCACCGGGTCCGTCCGTGAATTGGCCCATGATTTCTACTCCATTCCCGAGGTGTCCTGGGACGGGAAAACGGCTGTTGTCTGCCACAAGCAGGGGGAGGACGTCCGCCGTTACCAGGCCATCCGGGTGTCGGACGGCAGAATCCTCCGCAGCCAAGGGCTCAAACTGTCGTCCTGCCGGAAACCGGAGTTCGACACGGCAGGCCGCAATTTCGTCGTCGAAGGGCCCGGCTCGGGTGAATGGTCCCGTATGGCGATCCACGGTGACGCGGCGCCCGAACGGCTGGCGCCCCGTCAGCGACTCTCCACTTCGATCGGCGTCGAACGCCTGCCCCTCCTGACGTCCGGGTCGGAAAGCGTGATGCCGTTCGCCGAGGGCCGCACGGTCACGGGCGTCAGCATGTCCGGCGGCCCCTCCAATCCGGCACACGGTTATCCGGTGCTGCTCGGTGACGGTGACCGGATGCTGGTCCGCAGCGACGGCGGCAAGGCGCTCCGCATTATGGAGACGAGGCCCGGGGCACGCACCCTCGCCCGGGCCGAGACTCCCGGAACACCGCCCACCGAGGAACAGCCTCTTGTCACCGACAAGGAGGAAACCCTGGTGGCGGACGTCTCGGACCACAAAAGGGTCACGGTCCGCACCCTGCCCTCCCTGCGCCGGCTCAGCCAATTCACCGTGTCCGCGCCGCCCCTCGACGATGCGACCGGAGAACCGGGCACGATCGACATCATGTTCCAGAGCGACGACAGGGTGGTCACCTTGTCAGGTTCGGTTCTCGAGTACTGGGACGCACGGCGAGGGCGCCGGCTCTCGTCCGCCGTCAAACTTCCGAGCCTAGGGCTCAGTAGTGCCGAAGCCCCGTCCTTCTTCATGGGGGCCCATCCGGACCCGGCGTATGTAACGGTGACTGTGCAGGGAGAGCCCGATGTGCACACGATCGACCTGCGGACGGGAAGAGAGGACAGGAAGCAGCGCATTGACCTCGCCGAGGACCTGCTCACCGCGGAGTATCTGCCGGACACGCGCTACATGGCAGTGCTCACCACCGGCAGGATCGTCGAGATCTGGTCCGTGGAGAAGGGGGCGCCGCCGGAAAAGGTGCTGGGGCCGTTCGGACCGCTCGAACCGCATCGCTGGACGATGGGGTCCTCCGGCGGATCCGGATTCTTCCTCGCCTACGAGAGCACCATGGTCCGTCTCCGGGCCGACGATCCGGAACACCGGGACACCTTCGTGTTCTCGAAGATCCAGCGATTTCTGGACGCCACCAAGGACGGCAGGACCCTGCTGAGCATGCCGGTGCGGGGTGATCTGGACGACCCGTCCAGCACGGGAGGCCTGTTGACACTCTTCCACCTCGACCCCGCGCTCTGGAAGGAACACCTCTGCGGTGTCGTCGGCCGGGAGCTCACGGCAGACGAACGCACGGCCCTTTCCGGTGAGCTGCCGGAGAGATCGTGCCCCGATCCCGAGCAGGACTGA
- a CDS encoding DUF397 domain-containing protein produces MSRENASDLTWFTSSYSDSSNPSDCVEVAITPVAIHIRDSKRPDGPRLAVAREVWTAFVRRPRTR; encoded by the coding sequence ATGAGCCGCGAAAACGCGTCCGACCTGACCTGGTTCACCAGCAGCTACAGCGACAGCAGCAACCCCAGCGACTGCGTCGAGGTCGCGATAACCCCCGTCGCCATCCACATCCGTGACTCCAAGCGCCCCGACGGCCCCCGCCTCGCCGTCGCCCGGGAGGTCTGGACCGCGTTCGTGAGGCGGCCCCGGACACGATGA
- a CDS encoding helix-turn-helix domain-containing protein encodes MSVNGEADEPGWEVDPDDEWGVAVLATVGRQLKLRREAAGMRAGDFGIAVGYGEDLVYKVEGGKRIPRREYLEKADQVLEAGGLLAATWEDVKRVRYPKQVRDLAKLESCAVESLSYGIHNVHGLLQTEEYARALLGTRRPVLSEEELGRALAARMARRTIFDREPAPELSFVVEEVTLRRPVGGKMVLCRQLEHLLEMARLPYVEIQVMPTSRGDHPGTGGRIHVLKFGDGTAVGRADDEFGNRPVTDPRHIRILELRYGIIRSEALTARESTAFIEKLLGET; translated from the coding sequence ATGTCGGTGAACGGCGAGGCGGACGAGCCGGGTTGGGAGGTCGACCCGGACGACGAGTGGGGTGTGGCGGTCCTGGCCACGGTCGGGCGGCAGCTGAAACTGCGACGCGAGGCGGCGGGGATGCGGGCCGGTGACTTCGGCATCGCCGTCGGCTACGGGGAGGACCTCGTCTACAAGGTCGAGGGCGGGAAGCGGATTCCTCGCCGGGAGTACCTGGAGAAGGCGGACCAGGTGCTGGAGGCGGGTGGGCTTCTCGCGGCGACGTGGGAGGACGTGAAGAGGGTCCGGTATCCCAAGCAGGTGCGGGATTTGGCGAAGTTGGAGTCCTGCGCGGTCGAGTCGCTTTCGTACGGCATCCACAACGTTCACGGCCTCCTGCAAACCGAGGAGTACGCCCGTGCCCTGCTCGGTACGCGGCGGCCGGTGCTGTCGGAGGAAGAACTGGGGAGGGCGCTCGCCGCACGGATGGCTCGCAGGACGATCTTCGATCGGGAGCCCGCTCCCGAACTCAGCTTTGTCGTGGAAGAGGTGACGCTGAGGCGCCCGGTAGGGGGCAAGATGGTGCTGTGTCGTCAGCTCGAACACCTGCTTGAGATGGCGCGGTTGCCGTACGTCGAGATCCAGGTGATGCCGACATCTCGAGGTGATCATCCGGGAACGGGAGGACGGATCCACGTGCTCAAGTTCGGCGACGGCACGGCAGTAGGCCGGGCTGACGACGAGTTCGGCAACCGTCCCGTCACAGATCCCCGGCACATCCGCATCCTCGAACTGCGTTACGGCATCATCCGGTCCGAGGCGCTGACCGCCCGGGAATCAACGGCTTTCATCGAAAAACTGCTTGGGGAGACATGA
- a CDS encoding alpha/beta fold hydrolase, protein MATAREQSAGAEARVVSADGTEIAFEQSGRGPAVVLVASALADRSDTTKLAALLAQHFTVVNYDRRGRGASGDAHAYAPDREIEDIAALVEHVGGSASLFGSSSGAVLALRAAAAGVNVDRLALYEPPFVVAEGDDGPPKDLAQQITVMLAEGRHSDAVKYFMTRVQGMPGIAVFFMKLMPKMWANLTKLAGTLPYDIAVMGDTQQGKPLDAEEWKGVAVRTRVLTGGKSSAAFQRAALALTEILPQADHRTLPGLNHGAVVMAPKKIAPEIIEFIKG, encoded by the coding sequence ATGGCAACAGCGCGAGAGCAGTCGGCCGGAGCCGAGGCCCGTGTCGTCTCCGCAGACGGCACCGAGATCGCATTCGAGCAGTCGGGCCGCGGCCCGGCCGTCGTCCTGGTTGCCTCGGCGCTGGCAGACCGCTCGGACACGACCAAGCTCGCGGCTCTCCTGGCCCAGCACTTCACTGTGGTCAACTACGACCGGCGCGGACGGGGTGCCAGCGGTGACGCCCATGCTTACGCCCCCGACCGCGAGATCGAGGACATCGCCGCGTTGGTCGAACACGTCGGCGGTTCGGCGTCGCTGTTCGGCTCGTCCTCCGGAGCGGTCCTCGCCCTGCGCGCGGCCGCTGCCGGAGTGAACGTCGACCGTCTGGCTCTGTATGAGCCGCCGTTCGTGGTCGCCGAAGGCGACGACGGGCCGCCCAAGGATCTCGCACAGCAGATCACCGTGATGCTTGCGGAAGGTCGGCACAGTGACGCGGTCAAGTACTTCATGACGAGAGTGCAGGGCATGCCCGGCATCGCCGTGTTCTTCATGAAGCTCATGCCGAAGATGTGGGCAAACCTCACCAAGCTGGCCGGCACTCTGCCCTATGACATCGCGGTCATGGGCGATACCCAGCAGGGCAAGCCGCTCGATGCCGAGGAGTGGAAAGGGGTGGCCGTACGCACCCGGGTGTTGACCGGTGGCAAGAGTTCGGCCGCGTTCCAGCGCGCAGCCCTCGCCCTCACCGAGATCCTGCCGCAGGCCGACCACCGCACCCTGCCCGGACTCAACCATGGCGCCGTCGTCATGGCCCCGAAGAAAATCGCCCCGGAGATCATCGAGTTCATCAAGGGATGA
- a CDS encoding MFS transporter, translating to MPLALLALAVGAFGIGTTEFVMMGLLPDVADDLNISIPTAGHLVSAYALGVVIGAPLLAAATTRMSRRSVLIALMALFVLGNALSAVAPGEISLLAARFVSGLPHGAFFGVGAVVATGMVAPERKARSVSLMFLGLTVANIVGVPAATAMGQALGWRATFVGVSAIGVAAIAALVVLIPRENAPAPTTGLRGELAALRSLPVWLALGTTVAGFGALFAAYSYITPMLTDAAGFADASVTLLLALFGVGATAGNLLGGRLADHSLRGTLFGGLASLVVVLALFPVLMRTPVTAAVSVALLGMAAFITGSPLQLMVMEKATAAPSLASSANQAAFNLANAGGAWIGGLALAAGFGVTSPALAGAGLAVLGLGVAGAAWAVDRRTAVTATARKRVVAAHVVEGVERVRG from the coding sequence ATGCCCCTGGCCCTGCTCGCCCTTGCCGTGGGCGCCTTCGGCATCGGTACCACCGAGTTCGTGATGATGGGCCTGCTGCCCGACGTCGCGGACGACCTGAACATCTCCATCCCCACCGCGGGCCACCTCGTGTCGGCCTACGCGCTGGGCGTCGTCATCGGCGCCCCGCTGCTGGCGGCGGCGACCACGCGGATGTCCCGCCGCTCCGTCCTCATCGCCCTGATGGCGCTCTTCGTGCTGGGCAACGCCCTGTCGGCCGTGGCGCCCGGCGAGATCTCCCTGCTCGCCGCCCGCTTCGTCAGCGGCCTGCCGCACGGTGCCTTCTTCGGCGTCGGCGCGGTCGTCGCCACCGGCATGGTGGCCCCGGAACGCAAGGCCCGCTCCGTCTCCCTGATGTTCCTGGGCCTCACCGTCGCCAACATCGTCGGCGTGCCGGCGGCCACCGCCATGGGTCAGGCGCTCGGCTGGCGGGCCACCTTCGTCGGCGTGAGCGCGATCGGCGTGGCGGCGATAGCGGCCCTGGTCGTCCTGATCCCGCGCGAGAACGCCCCCGCCCCCACCACGGGCCTGCGCGGCGAACTGGCCGCCCTGCGCTCCCTGCCGGTCTGGCTGGCGCTCGGCACCACGGTCGCGGGCTTCGGCGCGCTCTTCGCGGCGTACAGCTACATCACGCCGATGCTGACGGACGCCGCCGGTTTCGCGGACGCGAGCGTGACGCTGCTGCTGGCACTCTTCGGCGTCGGCGCCACCGCGGGCAACCTGCTCGGCGGCCGCCTGGCCGACCACTCCCTGCGCGGCACCCTCTTCGGCGGCCTCGCCTCGCTGGTCGTGGTCCTCGCCCTCTTCCCCGTCCTGATGCGCACGCCGGTCACGGCGGCCGTGTCGGTGGCCCTGCTGGGCATGGCAGCCTTCATCACCGGCTCCCCCCTCCAGCTGATGGTGATGGAGAAGGCCACCGCGGCCCCGTCCCTCGCCTCCTCGGCCAACCAGGCCGCCTTCAACCTCGCGAACGCCGGCGGCGCCTGGATCGGCGGCCTCGCCCTGGCGGCCGGCTTCGGCGTCACGTCCCCGGCCCTGGCGGGGGCGGGGCTGGCGGTGCTCGGGCTGGGGGTCGCGGGGGCGGCTTGGGCGGTGGACCGGCGGACGGCCGTCACGGCCACGGCCCGCAAGCGCGTGGTGGCGGCACACGTGGTGGAGGGGGTGGAGAGGGTACGGGGGTGA
- a CDS encoding endonuclease/exonuclease/phosphatase family protein translates to MAQQAYMTETDNGGSDPEHRGNRLRRLVGRVVTGWRGDRRIWTRGLVTAAVALLLSAVMAAHSHIPNAIGNLGSLTETFLPWLGLLIPVLLVIAVVRKSATALIALVLPVSVWLNLFGGLLFDKTGSGGDLTVATHNVNADNADPAGTARAVSASGADVLALEELKASAVPTYEKALESKYPHHAVVGTVGLWSKYPVADVRAVDIQLGWKRAMRATVTTPSGPLAVYVAHLPSVRVKLEAGFTARQRDKSADALGEAIADEKLPRKILLGDLNGTMNDRSLTAITSQMRSPQGAVGNGFGFSWPASFPMARIDQILVDGVEPMTSWTLPSTGSDHLPIAARVKVDTTAS, encoded by the coding sequence ATGGCGCAGCAGGCGTACATGACGGAGACGGACAACGGCGGCTCGGATCCCGAGCACCGGGGGAACCGGCTTCGGCGCCTGGTCGGCCGGGTGGTCACCGGCTGGCGGGGCGACCGGCGGATCTGGACCCGGGGCCTGGTCACGGCCGCGGTCGCGCTCCTCCTCTCCGCGGTCATGGCGGCCCACTCGCACATCCCGAACGCCATCGGCAACCTCGGCAGCCTCACCGAAACCTTCCTGCCGTGGCTCGGCCTCCTGATCCCGGTCCTGCTGGTGATCGCCGTGGTCCGCAAGTCGGCGACGGCGCTGATCGCGCTGGTGCTGCCGGTGAGCGTGTGGCTGAACCTCTTCGGCGGCCTGCTCTTCGACAAGACCGGCAGCGGCGGCGACCTCACGGTGGCCACGCACAACGTCAACGCCGACAACGCCGATCCGGCCGGCACCGCCCGCGCCGTGTCCGCGTCGGGCGCGGACGTGCTGGCCCTGGAGGAGCTGAAGGCGTCCGCCGTACCGACGTACGAGAAGGCGCTGGAGTCGAAGTACCCCCATCACGCCGTCGTCGGCACCGTGGGGCTGTGGAGCAAGTACCCGGTCGCCGACGTGCGGGCGGTGGACATCCAGCTGGGCTGGAAGCGCGCGATGCGCGCCACCGTCACCACCCCGTCCGGGCCGCTCGCGGTGTACGTCGCCCACCTGCCCTCCGTCCGGGTGAAGCTGGAGGCGGGGTTCACCGCCCGGCAGCGGGACAAGAGCGCCGACGCCCTCGGTGAGGCCATCGCCGACGAGAAGCTGCCCCGCAAGATCCTCCTCGGCGACCTCAACGGCACCATGAACGACCGCTCGCTCACCGCGATCACCTCGCAGATGCGCTCCCCGCAGGGCGCCGTCGGCAACGGCTTCGGCTTCAGCTGGCCGGCGTCCTTCCCGATGGCCCGCATCGACCAGATCCTGGTCGACGGGGTCGAGCCGATGACGAGCTGGACCCTTCCGTCGACGGGCAGCGACCACCTGCCGATCGCCGCGCGTGTGAAGGTCGACACAACGGCCTCCTGA
- the panB gene encoding 3-methyl-2-oxobutanoate hydroxymethyltransferase → MTQLSAAPTPQRTPGDGSRALYGGKINRRITVRDITAAKERGEKWPMLTAYDAMTASVFDESGIPVMLVGDSAGNCHLGYESTVPVTLDEMTMLSAAVVRGTSRALIVGDLPFGSYQEGPVQALRSATRLVKEAGVGAVKLEGGERSHRQIELLVESGIPVMAHIGLTPQSVNAMGYRVQGRGEEAAQQLLRDAKAVQDAGAFAVVLELVPAELAAEVTRTLHIPTVGIGAGVETDAQVLVWTDMLGLTGGRMPKFVKQYADLRQVIGDAAKAYAEDVVGGTFPQDEHSVH, encoded by the coding sequence ATGACGCAGCTTTCGGCTGCCCCGACGCCGCAGCGCACCCCCGGGGACGGGAGCAGGGCGCTGTACGGGGGCAAGATCAACCGTCGCATCACCGTCCGGGACATCACCGCCGCCAAGGAGCGCGGCGAGAAGTGGCCCATGCTCACCGCGTACGACGCGATGACCGCGTCCGTCTTCGACGAGTCCGGCATCCCGGTGATGCTCGTCGGCGACTCCGCGGGCAACTGCCACCTCGGGTACGAGTCGACCGTGCCCGTCACCCTGGACGAGATGACGATGCTCTCGGCCGCCGTCGTACGGGGCACCAGCCGCGCCCTGATCGTCGGCGACCTGCCCTTCGGCTCCTACCAGGAGGGCCCGGTGCAGGCGCTGCGCTCGGCGACCCGCCTGGTCAAGGAGGCGGGGGTGGGCGCGGTCAAGCTGGAGGGCGGCGAGCGCTCGCACCGGCAGATCGAACTGCTGGTGGAGTCCGGCATCCCCGTGATGGCGCACATCGGCCTCACCCCGCAGTCCGTGAACGCCATGGGCTACCGGGTGCAGGGACGCGGCGAGGAGGCGGCCCAGCAGCTGCTGCGCGACGCCAAGGCCGTGCAGGACGCGGGCGCCTTCGCCGTCGTCCTGGAGCTGGTGCCGGCCGAGCTGGCCGCCGAGGTGACCCGGACGCTGCACATCCCGACCGTCGGCATCGGCGCGGGCGTCGAGACCGACGCCCAGGTACTGGTGTGGACCGACATGCTCGGGCTGACCGGCGGCCGGATGCCGAAGTTCGTCAAGCAGTACGCCGACCTGCGCCAGGTCATCGGCGACGCGGCGAAGGCGTACGCCGAGGACGTCGTCGGCGGCACCTTCCCGCAGGACGAGCACTCCGTCCACTGA